One Acidobacteriota bacterium genomic window, GGGAAGCTTCGGGACCGTTCGGGTACTTTCTGGAATACGCGATGGCCTTGGCCTCGGAATTCCGCCTCGCGTTGAAGGCTTATCGCAGGACGCGTTTTCGCATCATCCATGCCGCCAACCCGCCGGACACCATTTTCCTGATCGCACTTTTCTTCAGGCTGTTCGGCGTGCGGTTCATCTTTGACCACCACGACCTGAACCCGGAACTTTATGAGGCCAAGTTCGGCCGCCGCGGCATGTTTTACCGCTTCGTGTGCCTGGCGGAACGCCTGACGTACCGCACGGCAACCGTTTCGATTGCCACCAACGAATCCTACCGTGAAATCGCCCTCACCCGCGGCGGTATGCGCCCGGAGCGGGCGTTCATCGTCAAAAGCTGCCCTGACCTGAAAAACATTAGCGTTGGCCCGCCCAGGCCGGAACTGAAAAACGGCAGGCGCCTGATGGTGGTCTATGTGGGGGTTATGGGTCCGCAGGACGGCCTCGATCTGCTGCTGGAATCGATCCGCCACATTGTGCAGACCGCTGGCCGCGATGACGTTGCCTTTGTGCTGATCGGCTCCGGCCCGGAGACGCGCAACCTTAAAGCATGGGCCTCTGGTCATGGCCTTGATTCCTCGGTGAAGTTCACGGGGCGTGTGCCCGACGCCGAGATGTGGGCTTATCTTTCCAGCGCCGATTTTGGCGTCGCGCCCGATCCGAAAAACCCCATGAATGACAAGTCCACCATGAACAAGATTCTCGAATACATGGCGTTTGGCTTGCCAGTGGTGCTCTACGACCTCACGGAGGGCCGCCGCTCGGCGGGCGATGCGGCGCTCTACGCCCGGCCCAACGATCCCGAAGACTTTGCACGGCAGATGATAAAGCTGCTCGACTCCCCAGAGCTGCGGAGCACGCTTGGTGCTCGGGCCCGCAAGAGAATTGAAGAAATCCTCAACTGGGACATCGAGAAACGCGAACTGCTCAGGGCTTATGAAACGGCGCTGAGTGATCAAAAGTAGCCCTGGCAGCGATTTTTGCGGCGGGCTTCTGCGCACCATTGCCTGACTTTGCACGCGAGATCGCAGAAACTGCAACACAAGCGCCTGCGTTGCAGTTCTGCGACCGTTCGCCGAGTGGCACAGCGCCCCAATCCATGGTGGCAACTTCGTTTCCTACACGCATCGCGCAAAAGCTCACGCGTGGCGTGCACGTAGCGGCCCTTACCCTGCGTGTGGACT contains:
- a CDS encoding glycosyltransferase WbuB — encoded protein: MTSAAAVCIIIENLTVPLDRRMWQEARTLAEAGYRVSVVCPTGRGFEQTYEVREGIEIYRHSLWEASGPFGYFLEYAMALASEFRLALKAYRRTRFRIIHAANPPDTIFLIALFFRLFGVRFIFDHHDLNPELYEAKFGRRGMFYRFVCLAERLTYRTATVSIATNESYREIALTRGGMRPERAFIVKSCPDLKNISVGPPRPELKNGRRLMVVYVGVMGPQDGLDLLLESIRHIVQTAGRDDVAFVLIGSGPETRNLKAWASGHGLDSSVKFTGRVPDAEMWAYLSSADFGVAPDPKNPMNDKSTMNKILEYMAFGLPVVLYDLTEGRRSAGDAALYARPNDPEDFARQMIKLLDSPELRSTLGARARKRIEEILNWDIEKRELLRAYETALSDQK